From a region of the Candidatus Peregrinibacteria bacterium genome:
- a CDS encoding ABC transporter ATP-binding protein, protein MENHYGNLLKTSWKYAYGYRKKMVLTYVMFVISNFIFMTAPYVLSRVLNQIQIGGDGMMMRVTWLLLLYASLDFWFWLFHGPARVMERTVAFYIVKNFNEDMFDIISKLPLKWHKDHHSGNTISRIRKASDALKEFTNNNFDNIATIVRVFLSLGAIFFLLPKFGFLALGIGVSIVLMIFKFDKFLVATLDKTNEKTHIFESTFFDYITNITTVITLRLEKLAKNETIGKIQSIFPIWRKNIRVNEVKWFAMNMGLAAMTFIILFTYIYERVSAGEAVMVGSLMALFQYTERFSDTFYRLGWQYEQLVWRNTDIKTVNVIKKAYAKLNKKFLENFELGDWHKIQIKNLHFKYEDQKHLKHTLNAVNVDLEKGLKIAFVGESGSGKSTLMTLIRGLEEAGRVIVDIDGNKFNSLKVISDTVTLIPQEPEIFENTIKYNITAGIHHTNEELAEVCRLARFDSVLPRLPKGLKTDIKEKGVNLSGGEKQRLALARGIFAAKESQIILMDEPTSSVDSRNEIQIYKNLFEVFDDRCIIASVHRLNLLKMFDILYVFEKGKLIEKGDFGTLVKAGGLFQSMWHSYEKNKA, encoded by the coding sequence ATGGAAAATCATTACGGAAATCTTTTAAAAACTTCATGGAAGTACGCATATGGGTACCGCAAAAAAATGGTGCTTACGTACGTTATGTTCGTGATATCAAACTTCATATTTATGACTGCACCATATGTATTGTCACGTGTTTTGAATCAAATTCAAATCGGAGGAGATGGCATGATGATGAGAGTTACATGGTTGCTTTTGCTCTATGCGTCACTTGATTTTTGGTTTTGGTTATTCCACGGGCCGGCTCGAGTGATGGAGCGTACGGTTGCGTTTTATATAGTTAAAAATTTCAATGAAGATATGTTCGACATCATATCGAAATTACCTTTGAAATGGCACAAAGATCATCATTCCGGCAATACTATAAGTCGTATAAGGAAAGCATCTGATGCATTAAAAGAATTTACAAACAACAATTTTGATAATATAGCTACAATCGTGCGTGTATTCCTTTCACTCGGAGCTATCTTTTTCCTTTTGCCAAAATTTGGATTCCTGGCATTGGGTATTGGTGTTTCTATAGTTCTTATGATTTTTAAATTCGATAAATTTCTGGTGGCAACTTTGGATAAAACCAATGAAAAAACACATATATTTGAATCTACATTTTTTGATTATATAACAAACATCACGACAGTTATTACTTTAAGACTTGAGAAATTGGCAAAAAACGAAACCATAGGCAAAATTCAGAGTATTTTTCCGATTTGGCGTAAAAACATTCGTGTAAACGAAGTGAAATGGTTTGCGATGAATATGGGGCTGGCAGCTATGACATTTATCATTTTATTCACTTATATATATGAGCGTGTTTCAGCTGGTGAAGCGGTGATGGTGGGAAGTCTTATGGCGCTTTTTCAATATACCGAGCGATTTTCGGATACGTTTTATCGGCTTGGGTGGCAGTATGAACAACTTGTTTGGAGAAATACAGATATCAAAACAGTGAATGTGATTAAAAAGGCGTACGCAAAACTTAATAAGAAATTTTTGGAAAACTTCGAGCTTGGGGATTGGCACAAAATTCAAATTAAGAATTTGCATTTTAAGTATGAAGACCAAAAACATCTTAAACATACACTGAATGCTGTTAATGTGGATCTTGAGAAAGGTCTTAAAATCGCATTTGTCGGGGAGAGCGGGAGCGGGAAAAGTACGCTCATGACATTGATTCGTGGACTTGAGGAGGCGGGTAGGGTGATAGTTGATATAGATGGTAATAAATTTAATTCACTTAAAGTGATATCGGATACGGTGACGTTGATTCCGCAGGAGCCTGAGATTTTTGAGAATACGATAAAATACAATATAACCGCAGGGATTCATCATACGAATGAGGAGCTTGCGGAAGTATGCAGACTTGCTCGGTTTGATAGTGTTTTGCCGAGACTGCCAAAGGGTTTAAAAACGGATATAAAGGAAAAAGGTGTGAATTTATCCGGAGGCGAAAAACAAAGATTAGCATTGGCGCGTGGTATATTCGCCGCAAAGGAAAGTCAAATAATACTTATGGATGAGCCGACGAGCAGTGTGGATTCCAGGAACGAAATTCAAATTTACAAAAATTTATTCGAAGTTTTTGATGATAGGTGCATCATCGCATCCGTGCACCGTCTTAATTTACTCAAAATGTTCGATATTTTATATGTCTTTGAAAAAGGCAAACTTATAGAAAAAGGCGATTTTGGTACGCTCGTTAAAGCGGGTGGTTTATTTCAAAGCATGTGGCATTCATATGAGAAGAACAAAGCGTAA
- the clpP gene encoding ATP-dependent Clp endopeptidase proteolytic subunit ClpP: MGNTHGLTSMHKPVRNTVLVPTVIEKRHDGERAYDIYSRLLKDRVIFLGSGIDSDVANSIVAQLLFLEKEDPKKDIIMYIQSPGGHVTAGLAIYDTMQHIKPDVSTVCVGMAASMGAILLTGGAKGKRFCLPHAEVMIHQPLGGTEGQASDISIHAEHILKTKGILNGILAKHSGQKKEQVEKDTDRDNYMSAEQALKYGLIDHVIKTM; this comes from the coding sequence ATGGGAAACACACATGGACTTACAAGTATGCACAAGCCGGTTAGGAACACAGTACTTGTACCGACAGTTATTGAAAAACGACATGATGGAGAGCGCGCATACGATATATATTCTCGCTTATTAAAGGATCGTGTGATTTTCCTTGGTTCAGGAATTGATTCAGATGTTGCAAATAGTATTGTGGCGCAGCTTCTTTTCCTAGAAAAAGAAGATCCAAAAAAAGATATTATAATGTATATACAAAGTCCGGGCGGCCATGTGACTGCAGGGCTTGCTATATATGATACAATGCAACACATCAAACCGGATGTTTCTACAGTATGTGTAGGTATGGCCGCTTCTATGGGAGCTATCCTTCTTACCGGTGGTGCAAAAGGTAAAAGATTCTGCCTACCTCATGCAGAGGTTATGATTCACCAACCACTTGGTGGAACAGAAGGACAAGCTTCAGATATTAGTATTCATGCAGAACACATCCTAAAGACTAAGGGTATTCTAAACGGAATTCTTGCGAAGCATTCAGGTCAGAAAAAAGAACAAGTCGAAAAGGACACTGATCGTGATAACTATATGAGTGCCGAACAAGCCCTCAAATACGGACTCATCGATCATGTGATTAAAACAATGTAG